From the genome of Phoenix dactylifera cultivar Barhee BC4 unplaced genomic scaffold, palm_55x_up_171113_PBpolish2nd_filt_p 000865F, whole genome shotgun sequence, one region includes:
- the LOC120107447 gene encoding uncharacterized protein LOC120107447: MTDRHQGIIKSVLKYFPGCYHSYCIRHVKENFKNQVLVHYRAADRKRLLDLVNAVAYTPRLNVFQKLIGKLTSGAPGASTFLLHANPEHWANAIFPGPRWGTMTSNVAECFNSWILEARHLPIPHMVDHIRLQIMQMMHERRNQGYSIQTHLCPDAEKVLHKNAEDGRRLSVFTSNIMIYDVKDTNYSCKVDLQNCSCSCGEWRIFGMPCKHACACIEKAGRSLYQFTDIWFQAELYRTTYAEAINPIPDIEEPHSASEEIHILPPMKKTRPGRPKKKRRPSQVELVRDMRCGRCGKLGHNRRTCNEVIL, from the exons ATGACAGATAGACATCAGGGAATTATTAAATCGGTGCTGAAGTACTTTCCTGGTTGCTACCACTCATATTGTATTCGTCATGTGAAAGAAAACTTCAAGAATCAG GTGCTTGTCCATTATCGTGCAGCTGACAGAAAGAGGCTGCTTGATTTAGTAAATGCTGTTGCGTATACTCCAAGGCTTAATGTTTTTCAAAAGCTAATTGGGAAGCTTACATCAGGAGCCCCTGGTGCTTCCACCTTTCTCCTACATGCCAACCCCGAGCATTGGGCAAACGCAATTTTTCCAGGTCCACGCTGGGGCACTATGACATCTAACGTGGCTGAGTGTTTTAATAGTTGGATCTTGGAGGCTCGTCATCTGCCTATCCCTCATATGGTTGACCATATCAGGCTTCAAATTATGCAGATGATGCATGAACGGCGTAATCAAGGATATAGCATTCAAACCCACCTATGTCCAGATGCTGAGAAAGTGTTACATAAAAATGCAGAAGATGGTCGGAGATTATCCGTGTTTACGTCCAACATAATGATATATGACGTAAAGGATACAAACTACTCATGCAAAGTTGACCTCCAGAATTGCAGCTGCTCTTGTGGCGAGTGGCGAATCTTCGGCATGCCATGTAAGCATGCTTGTGCTTGCATCGAGAAGGCCGGCAGATCCTTGTACCAATTCACTGACATTTGGTTCCAAGCTGAATTGTATAGAACAACATATGCCGAAGCAATTAATCCAATTCCTGATATTGAGGAGCCGCACAgtgcatctgaagagattcacatTCTACCTCCTATGAAAAAGACACGTCCTGGcaggcctaaaaagaagagaagacctTCTCAAGTTGAGTTAGTACGTGATATGAGATGTGGACGATGCGGGAAGCTTGGGCACAACAGAAGGACATGTAATGAGGTCATACTGTAA
- the LOC120107444 gene encoding uncharacterized protein LOC120107444, which translates to MMASKNSSSPVLMAICCYGSEAVIISICEDTTLDQIFKKIVERWRHLSSTMIEIKFYISNKSRMLVTLISDKDVHNMHQIHVNLNAAVIEMVVTHSPSLIEAADVVINTSGSSHGAEISWRSKNISKSSSSNFVQVVEETRAAIEEEGSQRNSLDAWKSCIEGVGQEFRNVETLHDSIRNFCIANCRDFVFMKNDRERVTVECAYEECEWRIHASRLGNGEKFAIKKMNGNHTCGGGMQVRSHPKASKRWVSNIVKDKLQDMPLYKPTDIVKDIRREYGVQLPYHQAWHGKELAMKEIYDDRSLSYDRIRWYCDAIVQTNPGSITKYETIEGRFRRLFICFHASLLGFIKGCRPLIFMDGTFIKHKDGGVLLGATAKDGNDDMFPIAYGVVDTETDENWEWFC; encoded by the exons ATGATGGCTTCAAAGAACAGTAGTAGCCCGGTTTTGATGGCCATTTGTTGTTACGGTAGCGAAGCTGTTATTATTTCCATCTGTGAGGACACAACTCTTGATCAAATATTCAAGAAAATAGTGGAAAGGTGGAGACATTTATCTTCTACAATGATAGAAATTAAGTTTTATATTTCAAACAAATCTAGAATGCTTGTTACGCTCATAAGCGATAAAGATGTTCATAACATGCATCAAATACATGTGAACTTAAATGCGGCAGTGATCGAGATGGTTGTTACTCATTCTCCAAGCTTGATCGAAGCTGCTGATGTGGTAATCAATACCAG TGGCTCATCCCATGGTGCTGAAATTAGTTGGAGatccaaaaatatttcaaagaGTAGCTCAAGTAATTTTGTCCAAGTTGTTGAAGAGACGAGAGCTGCAATTGAAGAGGAAGGAAGTCAAAGAAATTCGTTGGATGCTTGGAAAAGTTGTATAGAGGGCGTTGGTCAGGAGTTCAGAAATGTCGAAACTCTTCATGACAGCATTCGCAACTTTTGTATCGCAAATTGCAGAGATTTTGTGTTCATGAAGAACGATCGTGAGCGAGTTACTGTGGAATGTGCATATGAAGAATGTGAATGGCGTATCCATGCTTCTCGACTTGGTAATGGTGAAAaatttgcaattaaaaaaatgaatggTAACCATACATGTGGAGGAGGGATGCAAGTCCGGTCGCATCCGAAGGCTTCAAAACGTTGGGTTTCGAACATTGTTAAAGATAAACTTCAAGATATGCCATTATATAAGCCGACTGACATTGTAAAAGATATTCGTCGGGAATATGGTGTTCAATTGCCGTATCATCAAGCTTGGCATGGTAAGGAGCTGGCTATGAAGGAGATTTATGATGATAGATCGCTATCTTATGACCGAATTCGGTGGTATTGCGACGCCATTGTTCAAACCAACCCCGGCAGCATTACAAAGTACGAAACAATTGAAGGTCGATTCAGACGTCTGTTCATTTGTTTTCATGCTTCACTATTGGGTTTCATAAAAGGATGTCGACCTCTAATTTTTATGGATGGGACATTTATAAAACATAAGGATGGGGGTGTATTGCTTGGCGCCACTGCCAAAGATGGCAATGATGATATGTTTCCTATAGCTTATGGTGTGGTAGATACAGAAACTGATGAGAACTGGGAATGGTTTTGCTAG